One Nostoc sp. CENA543 genomic window, GGTTCTGGTGACTACTCTCAATAAGCAGGAGGTAATCAAACAAATTCGAGATTTCTTCCACCCCTTATCAGGTACGAGCGATGTTGAGTGATGTCATGACTTATTTTGGTCTGAAACGTACCTTAGACCATGTGGGGTATTTTGAGACCCAAGAGCAGACAAATCTATTCAAAGAACTGAAACCCCAAATTAGGCAAGGTCGTTTGATTGCGATAACAGGTGTTGTTGGTTGTGGTAAAACAACGACTTTACAACGACTGCAATTGGAATTGTCCTCTGAAAAAGACATAATTATTTCTCGTTGCCTTGCAATTGACAAAGATAAGGTCAACGTCGGGGTTTTGATGAGTGCTTTGTTTTTGGATTTAAGCACAGAAAAGGATGCTAAACCACCGACTCACCCAGAACTTAGAGAACGAAAATTATTAGCTTTGATTCAAAAATGCCGTAAGCCTATAGTGCTGTTTGTCGATGAAGCTCATGACATTCATCACAGTACGTTAGTCAAAATTAAGCGTTTAATTGAATTGGTACGCCAGAATGGTTGCACTTTATCTGTAGTGTTGCTGGGTCATCCCAAGTTGAAAAATGATCTGCGCCGACCATCTTTGGAAGAGATTGGTGCTAGAACCAATATTTTTAGTTTAGAAGGTATTAGAGGACATCAAGTTGAGTATATAAAATGGCTATTGAGTGAGTGTATTTACGATGATTATCTACCTGAAGATTTGATTACCGATGAGGCTATTGAATTTTTGGCTCAACGACTGACGACTCCCTTGCAAATTGAACATTATTTGCAGAGGGCTTTTGAAGACGCTTATCAAGCAGCAACTAAGCCTGTCACCCGTGATATGGCTGAAGCGGTCTTGAACGTAGGACTTAACGATTTAGAACCCCGCTTAATACGGCATGGTTACAATGCTAAAGTTCTAGCTGAGTTATTAAATATACGAGTAAGTGAAGTAAATTCTTTTATACACGCTCAGTTACCTCCAGGTCGAACCCAAGATTTGAGAGACCAGATGTTAAAAATGGGAATTCCTTTGTATGCGTCAGAGGGAAATTAAGTCAAAACAAGAAATACCCCATATAAAATTTTTCTGTTTTATTAGTGTTTGATTTATATCTAAATAAATAGACATATATGTCCGGTGTAAAAGTTCGTATAAATTGGACACTTTTGCAGTGATAAATCTTCTAGCCCAATCACAGCATGGGTTACGGCTTATTTGCAGTTAATGTGGTTTCATTTGCAGTTATTGTGGTTTGTTTGCAGATAATGTGGTTTCATTTGCAATTATTGTGGTTTGAAGACCCCTCTTATTTGCAGTTAATGTGGTTTGAAAATTGACTTGTTTGCAGTTTGAAGCGTTTATGTTTGCAGTTCGCTACATATAGACAGCACACAGCACAGATAACTAACAACTCAATACAGTTGAGTTTGTTCTAAATCGAAGTAACAAATATTTTCTAACGCAGTGTGATGACTGCATCAAATACACGATTAGAGGGCATATACACAGGGGAAAATCAAAAAGTGTCAGTATGTCAGGAAAACTGACAAACTCTGTTATTACGTGGTTATAGCCTCTCAGTCCAAAGCTAAAACATTTGTCTAAAGTCAAAAATCCCAGGTTATTGATAGTCCCTAGCTAATTTAGCGGATCAAGATAACTGTTTCTACCTAATTTAGCTATACAAATAACCTGAATCTCAGGATAGTCAGTCAATTCTATACACACTTAAGTAATCAAACAGAATCAATGTGGCAACAAAAAGATATGTAACTAAGTATCGCTTTCTCAAAGAAACTTACGAACGCATTACAGCCAAAAGCATTTCAGATATCACTTGGTATCGGTTAGTTGCATCCTTAAAGCAATATTTCTCACTGGAAATTGAATCACCAAATGCTCAAAGCATTGTTGAAACCTACGCTTATTTGAAGCGCAAATGTCCAGCCTTTTCATTTAGAACCTCTGACTTTAACGAACGCTGGCAAGCCTTCAAACACTTCTATGATGCACAGTTAGTTCGATACACAGGTCAGCAATTTCTAGTCGCACTTGCAGACTATTTAACCCTGTTTTGTCACTCTAGGCAGAGGAAAAGTAGAAATCAGGGTGAGTCAGGAAAATAAATATTGAACTGGTGAGGTGATAAATAATAGATTGAAGTTTAGAAAAACCCAAGGACAATTGGGGAATAGGAAAAACTGTTAACCAGGGATATATTAGGTTAAATAAAGTAAAAGGTTGAATTATTAAACGGAGATTGTTAAGAATGTTCTTCCAACCCTTTCCATCATCCCACCAAGGATGAACAGCAAATTTTGATGGAGATTCAGGCACAGAAAACTGCATTTGTTCAGAGTGAAGGCTAACCATTAAATAGCTACTACAAACAATCTCCCACCAGCGTTCAATATCCGCATAGTGAGTCAGACGATAATCTGCCCAACCTAATTCATTCTTACTTTGCTTCAAGCCATATTCAACCCATGTTCTTAACCCATAGAAATTCCCAACTTCCCTGGGTGTAATATCGGGATATTTAGTCATGACATACCAAGTAGAGTTTCCTGGCAACTTTTCAACGTCTGTGGTGATCTGCCAATATCTATGTTCGCTACGTTTTCCGTAAATTATTTCTCTAATATATCGATTTTCACTGTCGAGGTCAGAAAATACACGTTTAAATCTCTGCCACTCTAGATATTGAGTATGCTGTCGTGGAAGTAGCTTTACATCGTGGTTTGAGCGAATTGCCACTATATAGTTTAGATTCATTTCATCTAACACTGATACAAAATTAGTTCCGCTTTCTCCATACAAACTATCTGCCAATACTAAATTAAATTTAAAGCCTAGTGACTTGAGCTTTCTGATTAAATTAGCGGCTATTTGTGGCTTGGTTAGATACTTATCTTCTGGTTTTAATCTTTCACGCGGCTTGTATACTTCAAACAGCAGAGGAAAGGTCATTCCGCAGAATACACCGTATGCTGTAACCACTACAATTCCATTGTCAACCTTTCCTAAGTTTCCTATATATTGTCTTTTGACATAATCTGTTGATGAGCCTTTCTTTCTATCTCCAGTTTCGTCAATAATTAAAACGATTGGTCTACCTTTTATGATTTCTAAAATTAGTTCTAAACGTAAAGCTCTTAGCTTCTCTATTTCCCAAGGTGATTTAGTTAAGAAATGATGTAAGCCTTGCTGATTATCTAATCCTACAATTTTGGCTATTTCTGGTAATGTTTTCCGTTTTAGTTCGGAAATGCAACCTATATGCAGGTATTTAAATGCTTCAAAGCTTCTAACATCTGAAAACAGACTTTTATACCACTGGCAATATTCGTCCACGAATTTGATCGTTTTCACGGGTGAACGAGGCTCTACCATTCTCTGTGCTTACGTTCTAGAGTTTTTACGTTCTTATACTACCGCGAAAGTGACAAATCAGGGTTAAAAATCAACCTAGATGCTGTACCTCGCAGCACTCGTTATTACTGGTTTAGTCAAGCAACGCTAAGTTATAAGGCTGAGAAACTCTATCAGAGCAAAGATTTAGCACTTGTGGCATTTGTAGCAACGCAATGGGCAATCAATAAGCGTTCGCAACCAGTAAAATCTGCTGACCCAAAAGTTTTAACACTAACCAAATAAAGAGTAATCACCATGTCTGACAAATTTACCAATAACGTCCGCGCTCGCTTGTACAAACAGGGTTATCAAGGATTTACTAAAGACGACTACACAACAGCTGCCCTGGCTGTAGGATGCGATGACATTAACAATCCCACCAAAGAACAATTGAGCCAAGCCGTTGACTATCTCAAAGCCAAAGCCACAAGCCAATTATCCGTAACAGATGAACCCATTGAAGAAAAATTTCTTACCCAAGTAGAGTCCCAACAGACCGAGACTGAAATTGAAACAGGTGCGCTCACGGTGGCCCCTCAAGATGTAGGCGAGATGATCACGAATAAGGCCGCTTTCCTGGGTGTAATCCTGTCAGAGCAACAAATCAATGACATAGCCGATAGCGTTGACACCTCAGCCAGCACCTTTGACGAAATTTTAGAGCAGGTAGAAACAGCATTACTCGCTTATGCGGACTTTTCAGCCAATCAAGTTGATGCAAAGATTGACCAGACGTTAACCAGAGTACAAGAGCGGGTAGTTAATCGTCATCAACAAAGCAGAGACAAACTATCCCTTGGGCTAACGGGCATTAGTACGGCTCTGGAGGATAGCCGTAATCAAACTAAAAGCCAACTCTCAGGTATCCTCACCAGACTCAACGCGGCTCAGGCTCAGTAGTGATGACTTCACACTCCTTGAGTGCTTAGTAATTCGCTGGTCAAAACTAAGCTACTTCTCAAGAATTGCTGTTAGTTTAAGTGCGCTGGCTGCGGTGATTATGCCCTTACATTACTGGGTCTATCTGCCAATACAAGAACATTATAACTATCAGCAATATCTCAAAAGAAAGCAAGCTATTGAGCAATACGTCAGGCGAATGGAGTATCACTGCCACAAAATATTTACCCCCCTAAAAGAGTATCACTGTGAAAAATTCAATGAAGCTCAAAAATCAGGTAACTTCCAAATCTCGCCACCTGGAACGCCAGTTAAAAAATAAATTTAACGTCTCTACTAACTTAGTAGTCAGAGCGTTAACAGGTGATAAATCAGCCCTAAAGCTGATAGGACAAATGGGTAATGACGGCGCAAAGATTAGTGAATTCGCCCCCCAAGTCAGAGAGCAAATGTTAGCTGCTATCAAAGGGACTGAGGACTTAAATCTAGTCCTGGGGGACATCTATAAACAAGCAGGTGTAAGCGGCGAGAAGATTGAAAGAGCAGTGCAGTCAGCAATCTTAGCTGACACTCATCTAGCCAATATCCTAGAAGAAATGAAACTTGATTTCGCTTCATCCCAGGATAAAGAAGCTCTACGTCATCAACAAGCGACCGACCACATCAAGTTGAAAGCATGGGTGGATAAACACATGATGCAAGTTGATGGTGAATATAAGATGTTGCAGACGGAATTACAGACAGACATTAGACAACAAACAATTGACCTGCAACATGATAAAGAACTGGGCAAGTATTACCTAGAAATGGGTGATAACGCTCGTGATGACTTCAAGCCAAAGAAACAGTATGCTCTGCGTTCGATAGTACAAAAAATTAAAGATGCCTTATTAGGTTTCTGACAGTTAAAGCCCGACAGCTACCGCCTAAATTTACTGTCGGGCAAGCAAATATTCTAACAGGAATATGACATACGACATTGATGAGGATGGACAAGAAGAATTAGCCAGTGAAATTGCCCCAGATACGCCGTTACCCAAAGACTTAATAGAACATCTGGAATCGCGCAAGCAGCACCGTAAAGATGTTATCAATACAACTGACAAATTGACCAGATTTTTTATTGGCTGGTCACTAAATTCCACAGGATTCTTTCTAGCTAAATATCTCTTAATAACTGGTGGTGGCGTTAACTTGTGGCTGGCAATTACGCTCTCGTTTTCTATATGCAGTGTTGGCTCTCTGACTGGGTTAACGGGCTTGAGAGTTAATTACAACAGTGACGGATTAGAGGTAGATAATATGCAAAATATTTTTAAAACTGCTGGGGGTTTAGTGGTTGCAGGTATCACAACTTGGTTAGCAGTCAAAGACTATCAATATTTTGAGAATTTGACTAAAGAAACAGTCTCCCAGATTAGCCAAGACATCCAAACCATTGAAAAACAGAATCCACAATCAGACCCTTGGTTAAGCATTGCAGTTGCGTTGGCTTTATTCATTGGTTCTATTGCAATTATTTTTAGGGGACGAGAATGAAACAAGGTGTTTTCGAGTTAACGCTGGCTGGTGTGTGTGGTGTAGCCGCAATCATCGGACTGGCAACATCGCAAACACGCCAGCCTTATGATTTGACACAGATTCAGTTCTGCCCCAGGTCAATTAATGGTGTAGAAAGTCAAATAGCACTAGATAAACGTTTTTGTAACCAGCCACGTTTTGTCCTGACTGAAGAATGGCTTCGCTACGGGTTGTATGGTAGTATCATTCCTTACAAGGGGGATGCCATTCAATGGGTACGTGATTTACCCACAGACAACCCTAATCAGTTATTAGGATATGGGATTGCTGTTACTGGGTTATGGGGTATTGTGGGCTGTTTGGTCGTGCGTTCGCAAAGGCTCAAGCGCATAGATTATGAATTGGGCGAACTGGAAAAGACTGGTGATTATGCAATTTGGCAGCACAATTTGCATAAACGGGAAGTTAAGCAACATTCGACCCAGCTTTACACTGAACGCCTGAAAGATGGACTGTCAGGACTGGATACAGAGGAACGTTTAGCATTGGGATTGACTGACTCAGAAAACGAACGGGCTAAGGCACGTATTCAGCTTGAGGATTTTTTGAAAGCCCGTGCTGTTAATCATTCTGTGATGGATAAAACTATTGCTGAAAATTTGAGGGATAAGGCGAAGGCGGATCAAGAACGTGGCAAGATTGAGGGGAAGACCAAGGGAGCGATCGCAAACAGTGACAATCATCCTTTGACTGACCAGCGTCTCATCAGTGATTTAATCGAAGCACTCAAAAATCATGAAGACGGCTGGCTGTGGAAGATTATCGATAATCAAAAACCTGTTTGGGTGTTAGGAGAAGCAGGAAGCGGTAAATCAACTTTAGCAGCTTCAATTGTTATGCTCCGAGAATATTTATTTGATATGCCTTTGTATCAGCTGATAGATGCACACGCCGGGGATAATCTGAGAAACGCATGGAAATATTTAAGTCCTCAGTTGATAGCTAAAACAGAAGCAGAGATAGGACAAGCTTTTGA contains:
- a CDS encoding IS701 family transposase, with amino-acid sequence MVEPRSPVKTIKFVDEYCQWYKSLFSDVRSFEAFKYLHIGCISELKRKTLPEIAKIVGLDNQQGLHHFLTKSPWEIEKLRALRLELILEIIKGRPIVLIIDETGDRKKGSSTDYVKRQYIGNLGKVDNGIVVVTAYGVFCGMTFPLLFEVYKPRERLKPEDKYLTKPQIAANLIRKLKSLGFKFNLVLADSLYGESGTNFVSVLDEMNLNYIVAIRSNHDVKLLPRQHTQYLEWQRFKRVFSDLDSENRYIREIIYGKRSEHRYWQITTDVEKLPGNSTWYVMTKYPDITPREVGNFYGLRTWVEYGLKQSKNELGWADYRLTHYADIERWWEIVCSSYLMVSLHSEQMQFSVPESPSKFAVHPWWDDGKGWKNILNNLRLIIQPFTLFNLIYPWLTVFPIPQLSLGFSKLQSIIYHLTSSIFIFLTHPDFYFSSA
- a CDS encoding ExeA family protein, which encodes MLSDVMTYFGLKRTLDHVGYFETQEQTNLFKELKPQIRQGRLIAITGVVGCGKTTTLQRLQLELSSEKDIIISRCLAIDKDKVNVGVLMSALFLDLSTEKDAKPPTHPELRERKLLALIQKCRKPIVLFVDEAHDIHHSTLVKIKRLIELVRQNGCTLSVVLLGHPKLKNDLRRPSLEEIGARTNIFSLEGIRGHQVEYIKWLLSECIYDDYLPEDLITDEAIEFLAQRLTTPLQIEHYLQRAFEDAYQAATKPVTRDMAEAVLNVGLNDLEPRLIRHGYNAKVLAELLNIRVSEVNSFIHAQLPPGRTQDLRDQMLKMGIPLYASEGN
- a CDS encoding ATP-binding protein — encoded protein: MKQGVFELTLAGVCGVAAIIGLATSQTRQPYDLTQIQFCPRSINGVESQIALDKRFCNQPRFVLTEEWLRYGLYGSIIPYKGDAIQWVRDLPTDNPNQLLGYGIAVTGLWGIVGCLVVRSQRLKRIDYELGELEKTGDYAIWQHNLHKREVKQHSTQLYTERLKDGLSGLDTEERLALGLTDSENERAKARIQLEDFLKARAVNHSVMDKTIAENLRDKAKADQERGKIEGKTKGAIANSDNHPLTDQRLISDLIEALKNHEDGWLWKIIDNQKPVWVLGEAGSGKSTLAASIVMLREYLFDMPLYQLIDAHAGDNLRNAWKYLSPQLIAKTEAEIGQAFDDARERWLDRINNQPDKLPQQLLVDEFTNYSESDITKEPAKKFVKASLSDPRKAEERIVCIAHFFTNTAVGGSDGTAKGRARGTIQIDRKTADGKTPLKVAIVNGLNNSDGDAEVDKKVTIPNWLTPESIHKHFNGQPIDFDD